The Tissierellales bacterium region TACTGCGCGATGAAGCTCCAACTATCTCCATAGCAAATGCTATGTTTTCAAAAACAGTTTTTTGAGGCAACAATCTAAAATCTTGAAATACTACCCCTAGTTCTCTTCTGATATATGGTATTTTTCTATTACTTACACTCGTAATATCTTTATTGTTTAAAATAATTCTGCCGCCTGTCGGCTCTATTTCTTTCATCAATAATTTTATAATTGTCGATTTCCCAGCACCACTACTACCCACTAAAAATACAAATTCTCCTTTTTCAATGTGTAGATTGACTCTATCCAATACTTTTTTTTCTGAGCCATAATTCATTGATACGTTGATAAAATCTATCACTTAACTCACTCCTGTCATTAAACAACCTCTCTGTATCATTATACTTTTAAAAAAGTCAAAATCTAAGGTTTTAAAGCATTTTATACAAAAATTACACGGTTATAGTAAATATATGCTAGTATAAGTATTCTAAAGTTCATTGCATCTTTAAATACCTTCAAATCATATCCCGTAGTTTTGTGTATCTTTTCTAATCTATATATCAAGGTATTTCTGTGAATAAAAAGCTTTCTAGCAGCTTCACTGATATTTAGATTGCTTTCTAAAAATATATTTGCTGTCTTTATATCGTCTGTATCTAGCATCGAAAATTTAGCTAATTCTATTTTCTTTTCCAGTGTTTTAAGTTCACTTTCGCCTAAATTAGCTATGATTTGATTTATCATCAATTGATCATATTTTACAACACTTTCACTGATTCCATATCGTTTTGCTAGTCCTATAGCTTGCCTTGCTTCGCATTGTCCACGATAAACATGACGCGGTTCTATAATTGTGCTCAGTCCAATTTGTATTTCTATAGCCAAATCTGACAATATAAGTCCCGATAATTCCCTAGGAAATTTTTCGTCTATATCATCTGAAAATCTATAGTAAATACTTAGCTCGTTCTTATTTAAACTAGTAAAATCAAGTTCTCGAATATTTATTGCCTTTAAATACTCTACTATTCTCTTCATTTCATCATCACTTTTAAGTATTATCGACATTATCTGCCCATGGGATAATCTTAAAATGTTCTTTTTTTCGAAATAATCTGTTATTTCTTCATCGCTTCTATCTTCACTCAAAAAATAACTCAAGTTTTTCCTTTGATTCTCAGATTTTGTTCTATTTTGTTGGAGTTCTTCTATGATATCTAAAAGTACTTTTTCTCTATCTGTTAATCTATTCTCCATACAAACATGTATTTCCTGCTCTTCTATATCAATTTCTTCCGAAAAAAATTTTTTGATTAATTCAAATTTATTTTCTTCTTTCATAAAATCACCCACTATTATTATACCTAATAATTACAATAATAACAAATAAACATAGCATTTTATATTAATGACTCCTAAATAAAAATGGGTTGAAGATTTAGAATAAACTTCTAAATCTTCAACCCATTATTTAATCTTTATTTATTTTCTTGAAATAGCTTTTTTAGCTGATTCAACTAAGTTGGCTGCTGTAAGACCATATTTTTCTAATAGGTCAGCTGGTGTACCTGACTCACCAAATGTATCTTTAACACCAACGATTTCCATAGGCACTACTTTACCAGAAACAACAACTTCTGATACCGCGCTACCAAGTCCACCATAGATGCTGTGCTCTTCAGCTGTAACTATAGCACCTGTTTTTTCTGCTGATTCTAAAATCAACTCGTTATCAAGTGGCTTTATAGTATGGATATTTACTACTCTAGCTGAGATTCCTTCTTTAGCAAGCGTCTCTCTAGCTTCTAAGGCCATTGCTACCATGATTCCAGTTGCTACAAATGTTACATCTGTACCTTCTTCAATCACAACGCCTTTTCCGATTTCAAATTTGTAATCTTCGTCAAATAATACAGGAACGTTCATTCTACCAAATCTCATGTAGACTGGTCCTTCATATTCTGCAGCTGCCACAACAGCTGCTTTTGCTTCTGTAGCGTCAGCTGGATTTATAACAACCATTCCTGGGATAGTTCTCATAAGACTTAAATCTTCTAGCATTTGATGCGATGCACCATCTTCACCTACTGTTAAACCAGCATGTGTTGCTGCTATTTTAACGTTTAATCTAGGATATGCTACTGAGTTTCTGATTATTTCATAAGCTCTACCTGCTGCAAACATAGCAAATGAACTTGCAAATGGAATCTTGCCACAAGCTGCAAGTCCTGCTGCAACTCCAACCAAGTCCTGTTCTGCTATACCTACATTGAAAAATCTCTCTGGGCAAACAGATTTAAATGTTGCTGTTTTTGTCGATTTTGACAAGTCAGCATCTAATACTACTACATTTTTATTTTGCTCTGCTAATAGCTTGAGCCCTTCTCCATAAGCAACACGAGTTGCGATCATCTCTGCCATTATTGAGCACCTCCTAATTCTTTTAAAGCTTGAGCTGTTTGCTCATCGTTTGGTGCTTGACCATGCCATCCTGCTTCATTTTCCATAAATGAAACGCCTTTACCTTTTACAGTTTTAGCAATAATTATAGTTGGCTGTCCTTTTGTTTCACGAGCTTCTTTAAAAGCTGCTTGAATTTCTTCAAAATTATGTCCATCAATCTTTACTACGTGCCATCCAAATGCTTCCCATTTCTTGTCGATTGGCTCGATTGACATAACTTCGCTGTTTTTACCATCGATTTGTAAACCGTTAAAGTCTAAAACCGCTGTAAGGTTATCTAATTTGTAATGTGCTGCAAACATAGCTGCTTCCCAAACCAAACCTTCTTGAACTTCCCCATCTCCTAATAGTGCATATACTCTATTAGATGTTTCATCAATTTTGTTTGCTAATGCCATTCCTGATGCTGCTGAAATACCCTGTCCTAGTGAACCTGTTGACATATCAACGCCAGGTGTATCGTTCATATTTGGGTGTCCTTGCAATTCTGAATTAATTTTTCTAAGTGTACTCAATTCTGATTTGTCAAAAAATCCTCTCTCTGCTAATGCTGCATAAAGAACTGGTGCAGCATGACCTTTAGATAATACAAATCTGTCACGGTCTGCTTTCTTAGGATTTTTAGGATCAATATTCATTTCATCAAAGAACAATACAGTCATTATATCTGCTGCTGATAATGATCCTCCTGGATGACCAGATTTTGATAGGTGTAACATTTTGACAATTTCTTGTCTGATCGTAGTCGCTATGGACTGGAACTCTTGGTTCATGTGTAAACCTCCTAAAATTTACTAATTCTATATATTGCTGAATGTTGTTTCAGCACAAATCACTATTAGTAGTGCTTCATACAAGTCAATAGTATACCACATTTACGGCTCAAAAAAAGTCCTTTTTATTAAAATGTCAAATCATTTTTTAATTTTGGACATCTGTCACAGCTTTAGGCGTAAATAATATCTTTAATATAAACTTTGGTATCGCTAATTGTCTTTTAAATCTCTTTGGATCTTCTTTTAGTCTATATAGCCATTCAAGCCCTATCTTTCTCCAAGCTTCTGGTGCTCCTTTTACTTTACCTGCAATTACGTCTGCAACCCCACCATTTCCAATAGCTAACTTGCAATTTATTAGCGGTGCATTCTCATCTATCCAAAGCTCCTGCTTGTATGCACCTAAGCATACAAATAGTATGTCTGCATTAGATTTATTGATTTTATCTATTACTTCACGTTCTTCATCATGACCACTGTGCCCAATATGAGTCCCTTTGAAGTATCCGTGGTGGTGACCTGCAACAATTAAATTTTTGTACTTTTCCTTGATGTTATCACAAGCTTTTTCAGCTATTCCAGGTTCTCCACCTAGTATAAATAATCTGCCTCCGGTTCTATCTAATTCTTCCAGCATCCACAAAGACAAATCATATCCTGTAACTCTTTCTTTAAACGACTTTCCTTTGATTTTAGCTGCATAGACAAGACCTATACCATCAACTGTTACGTAATCAGCTCTGTTGAGTATATCTTTATATTTTTTGTTTTTTTGAGCAGCCATAACTATTTCTGGATTTGGAGTTACTATCTTTTGGATA contains the following coding sequences:
- a CDS encoding helix-turn-helix domain-containing protein, whose product is MKEENKFELIKKFFSEEIDIEEQEIHVCMENRLTDREKVLLDIIEELQQNRTKSENQRKNLSYFLSEDRSDEEITDYFEKKNILRLSHGQIMSIILKSDDEMKRIVEYLKAINIRELDFTSLNKNELSIYYRFSDDIDEKFPRELSGLILSDLAIEIQIGLSTIIEPRHVYRGQCEARQAIGLAKRYGISESVVKYDQLMINQIIANLGESELKTLEKKIELAKFSMLDTDDIKTANIFLESNLNISEAARKLFIHRNTLIYRLEKIHKTTGYDLKVFKDAMNFRILILAYIYYNRVIFV
- a CDS encoding transketolase family protein, encoding MAEMIATRVAYGEGLKLLAEQNKNVVVLDADLSKSTKTATFKSVCPERFFNVGIAEQDLVGVAAGLAACGKIPFASSFAMFAAGRAYEIIRNSVAYPRLNVKIAATHAGLTVGEDGASHQMLEDLSLMRTIPGMVVINPADATEAKAAVVAAAEYEGPVYMRFGRMNVPVLFDEDYKFEIGKGVVIEEGTDVTFVATGIMVAMALEARETLAKEGISARVVNIHTIKPLDNELILESAEKTGAIVTAEEHSIYGGLGSAVSEVVVSGKVVPMEIVGVKDTFGESGTPADLLEKYGLTAANLVESAKKAISRK
- a CDS encoding transketolase — its product is MNQEFQSIATTIRQEIVKMLHLSKSGHPGGSLSAADIMTVLFFDEMNIDPKNPKKADRDRFVLSKGHAAPVLYAALAERGFFDKSELSTLRKINSELQGHPNMNDTPGVDMSTGSLGQGISAASGMALANKIDETSNRVYALLGDGEVQEGLVWEAAMFAAHYKLDNLTAVLDFNGLQIDGKNSEVMSIEPIDKKWEAFGWHVVKIDGHNFEEIQAAFKEARETKGQPTIIIAKTVKGKGVSFMENEAGWHGQAPNDEQTAQALKELGGAQ
- a CDS encoding WecB/TagA/CpsF family glycosyltransferase produces the protein MRYRLDVLGVQIDNMTFEETTAKIKEHLRAGKGIQKIVTPNPEIVMAAQKNKKYKDILNRADYVTVDGIGLVYAAKIKGKSFKERVTGYDLSLWMLEELDRTGGRLFILGGEPGIAEKACDNIKEKYKNLIVAGHHHGYFKGTHIGHSGHDEEREVIDKINKSNADILFVCLGAYKQELWIDENAPLINCKLAIGNGGVADVIAGKVKGAPEAWRKIGLEWLYRLKEDPKRFKRQLAIPKFILKILFTPKAVTDVQN